A genomic region of Enterobacteriaceae endosymbiont of Macroplea mutica contains the following coding sequences:
- a CDS encoding SufE family protein, with the protein MNKYSLLNKNIMEENFLNCINWEEKYLYIIELGNYIPYLSPNQHTLENIISGCQSQVWMTITINSSDYVIFHGDSDSAIIKGLLTMIFIFYNHKKYYEIINFNIHMCFKKLSLNKYLTLSRLHGLETIIQTIKNKINKISQNT; encoded by the coding sequence ATGAATAAATACTCATTATTAAATAAAAATATTATGGAAGAAAATTTTTTAAACTGTATTAATTGGGAAGAAAAGTATCTTTATATTATCGAATTAGGAAATTATATTCCTTACCTATCACCAAATCAACATACTTTAGAAAATATTATTTCTGGTTGTCAAAGCCAAGTATGGATGACTATTACTATTAATTCTAGTGACTATGTCATATTCCATGGAGATAGTGATTCCGCTATTATAAAAGGATTATTAACAATGATTTTTATTTTTTATAATCATAAAAAATATTATGAAATTATTAATTTTAATATCCATATGTGTTTTAAAAAATTATCTTTAAATAAATATTTAACTTTATCAAGATTACATGGCCTAGAAACTATTATACAGACGATTAAAAATAAAATTAACAAAATAAGTCAGAATACATGA
- a CDS encoding SufS family cysteine desulfurase, whose product MNKYSIKNIRLQFPVFSHKINNYPLIYFDNAATVHKPIQVITALKNFYKYHYASIHRSIYTLSMQATDTVEKIREQIAHFIGAQYTQEIIFTKSTTEGINLIANTWAINNLNKHDNIIISEMEHHSNILPWKILSYKIGFKINIIPLTNTGTLQIEKLSKLIDTHTKLISITYISNVLGTINPIKNIIQKAKKNNIIIIIDGAQAITHHKINVKDLGCDFFVFSGHKIFGPTGIGILWGKKNILENMEPWETGGGMILNFQKNSKPIWEQIPWKFEAGTPNIAGIIGLGAALKWFKTYDIQEIIAYNKFLTKYILQKLKLIPGIKIFGNHLSDNRVGIIAFNLYRHHAYDIGSFLDQYGIAIRTGHHCAIPIMNFYNVKTMCRVSFTIYNSIEEIDFFIKKIIYINNLLSKKL is encoded by the coding sequence ATGAATAAATATTCTATTAAAAATATTCGACTGCAATTTCCTGTGTTTTCACATAAAATAAATAATTACCCATTAATTTATTTTGATAATGCAGCTACTGTACATAAACCTATACAAGTAATTACAGCACTCAAAAATTTTTATAAATATCATTATGCTTCTATACATAGAAGCATATATACATTAAGTATGCAAGCAACAGATACAGTAGAAAAAATACGTGAACAAATAGCTCATTTTATTGGCGCCCAATATACACAAGAGATTATTTTTACAAAAAGTACTACTGAAGGTATTAATTTAATTGCTAATACTTGGGCAATAAATAATCTTAATAAACATGATAATATTATTATATCTGAAATGGAACATCATTCTAATATTCTACCTTGGAAAATTTTATCTTATAAAATAGGATTTAAAATAAATATTATTCCATTAACAAATACTGGAACATTACAAATAGAAAAATTATCTAAACTTATAGATACACATACTAAATTAATTTCTATTACATATATTTCAAATGTTCTAGGTACTATTAATCCAATTAAAAATATTATTCAGAAAGCTAAGAAAAATAATATTATTATTATAATAGATGGCGCACAAGCTATAACACATCATAAGATTAATGTAAAAGATTTAGGATGTGATTTTTTTGTATTTTCTGGACATAAAATATTTGGTCCTACTGGTATTGGTATTTTATGGGGTAAAAAAAACATATTGGAAAATATGGAACCATGGGAAACTGGTGGAGGAATGATATTAAATTTTCAAAAAAATTCTAAACCCATATGGGAACAAATACCATGGAAGTTTGAAGCAGGAACACCTAATATTGCTGGTATTATTGGTTTAGGTGCTGCATTAAAATGGTTTAAAACATATGATATACAGGAAATTATTGCATATAATAAATTCTTAACTAAATATATTTTACAAAAATTAAAACTTATACCTGGCATAAAAATTTTTGGTAATCATTTATCAGATAATAGAGTAGGTATTATAGCGTTTAATTTATATCGACACCATGCTTATGATATTGGTAGTTTTTTAGATCAATATGGTATTGCTATACGTACTGGTCATCATTGTGCTATCCCAATTATGAATTTTTATAATGTCAAAACAATGTGTCGTGTATCTTTTACTATATATAATAGTATTGAAGAAATAGATTTTTTTATAAAAAAAATAATATATATTAATAATTTATTAAGTAAAAAATTATGA
- a CDS encoding SufD family Fe-S cluster assembly protein has translation MTIYEKNNFIDKLEKLYIIQQNKNFCKYKEKYWLQFKKIIYQTNNFIIPXFVQNNYHNKYFSKINVKNCINTISSFFLIKNAICLYFINGLFYQNYSNIENDFYKITIHNKNTCLSIKNKHYNNYLSIYLAYIFSQQQLIININDIAKNSHHAIPIYFLYINTHVHLDQHYITSNYYNTINIYSKNIVFIENFINMNKFYTNNICLYYNVHSNIKLRHHTIITNKLTNLNNFHNTYYEYNLHKNVKMAKYDCITSSLNIKNINNFYLQGHNSFLTYKSLNIVKKNNLIIHNYLEHNGQNCYSYQLHKTIGIESSIINLLGKIIINNIAENTYSKIKFNNLLLDKLSKITVHPELNIYNNNVHSKHSAFIGKISTTQIFFLRTRGINIRTAFTMLVYGFMEDIVKGFKYINIKDNIIQYIYSNLLT, from the coding sequence ATGACAATATATGAAAAAAATAATTTTATTGATAAATTAGAAAAATTATATATTATACAACAAAATAAAAATTTTTGTAAATATAAAGAAAAATATTGGTTGCAATTTAAAAAAATAATCTATCAGACAAATAATTTTATTATACCTARATTTGTACAAAATAATTATCATAATAAATATTTTTCTAAAATAAATGTAAAAAATTGTATAAATACAATCTCAAGTTTTTTTTTAATAAAAAATGCCATCTGCTTATATTTTATAAATGGTTTGTTTTATCAAAATTATAGTAATATTGAAAATGATTTTTATAAAATTACAATACATAATAAAAATACTTGTTTATCAATTAAAAATAAGCATTATAATAATTATCTGAGTATTTATTTAGCTTATATTTTTTCACAACAACAACTAATAATTAATATTAATGATATTGCTAAAAATAGTCATCATGCTATTCCTATATATTTTTTATATATAAATACTCATGTGCATTTAGATCAACATTATATTACTTCTAATTATTATAATACTATTAATATATATAGTAAAAATATCGTATTTATAGAAAATTTTATTAATATGAATAAATTTTATACAAATAATATTTGTTTATATTATAATGTTCATAGCAATATCAAACTTCGCCATCATACTATTATAACGAATAAACTTACTAATTTAAATAATTTTCATAATACTTATTATGAATATAATTTACATAAAAATGTCAAAATGGCAAAATATGATTGCATAACATCAAGTTTAAATATTAAAAATATTAATAATTTTTATTTGCAAGGTCATAATTCTTTTTTAACTTATAAAAGTTTAAATATAGTAAAAAAAAATAATTTAATTATACATAATTATTTAGAACATAACGGACAAAATTGTTATAGTTATCAGTTACATAAAACAATTGGTATAGAATCATCCATAATAAATTTATTAGGCAAAATTATTATTAATAATATAGCAGAAAATACATATAGTAAAATAAAATTTAATAATTTATTACTTGATAAGTTATCTAAAATTACAGTACATCCTGAACTTAATATTTATAATAATAATGTACATTCTAAACATAGTGCATTCATCGGCAAAATAAGTACTACACAAATATTCTTTTTAAGAACAAGAGGTATAAATATAAGAACTGCATTTACTATGTTAGTATATGGTTTTATGGAAGATATAGTAAAAGGTTTTAAATATATTAATATTAAGGATAATATCATACAATATATATATTCTAATTTATTAACTTAA
- the sufC gene encoding Fe-S cluster assembly ATPase SufC, translating to MLIIKNLCVDINKKNILKKINLHIKSGEIHAIMGPNGSGKSTLSYVLAGHNKYTVTKGNILYKKKELLYMQPEIRSREGIFVAFQHTIEIPGVTNYLFLFNALNSIRKYHNLKILDKLSFNKIIYQYLNMINKSPDFIHRFVNVGFSGGEKKINDVLQMLVLKPNLCVLDEIDSGLDMDVLKKVTQIINNFHKNNNTAFIIITHYRRILDYIKPDYVHILSHHTIVKTGGMQLVTLLEDHGYDNI from the coding sequence ATGTTAATAATAAAAAATTTATGTGTTGATATAAATAAAAAAAATATTTTAAAAAAAATAAATTTACATATTAAATCTGGAGAAATACATGCCATTATGGGTCCAAATGGATCAGGTAAAAGTACTTTATCATATGTACTAGCTGGACATAATAAATATACTGTTACAAAAGGAAATATTTTATATAAAAAAAAAGAACTATTATATATGCAACCAGAAATTAGATCTAGAGAAGGCATTTTTGTTGCTTTTCAACATACTATTGAAATTCCAGGAGTTACAAATTATTTATTTTTATTTAATGCATTAAACTCGATACGTAAATATCATAATTTAAAAATTTTAGATAAATTATCTTTTAATAAAATTATTTATCAATATTTAAATATGATTAATAAATCTCCAGATTTTATTCATCGTTTTGTTAATGTAGGTTTTTCTGGAGGAGAAAAAAAGATTAATGATGTTTTACAAATGTTAGTTTTAAAACCAAATCTATGTGTATTAGATGAAATAGATTCAGGATTAGATATGGATGTTTTAAAAAAAGTTACGCAAATAATTAATAATTTTCATAAAAATAACAATACAGCTTTTATTATTATTACACATTATAGACGTATTTTAGATTATATTAAACCAGACTATGTGCATATATTATCTCATCATACTATTGTTAAGACTGGAGGAATGCAATTAGTAACTCTTTTAGAGGATCATGGATATGACAATATATGA
- the sufB gene encoding Fe-S cluster assembly protein SufB gives MQQFQKKKYKEGFSTTLNNEQFMTGINLNVIKKISKIRNEPDWMLNFRLAGYKYWSNNVEPHWLHGQYKNLNYQNYIYYSAPLNNQTHSTHNKYFTHEVKNTFDKLNIPLNNNQNIAIDAIFDSVSVITTHQKMLLKKGIIFCSLNEAIQKHPELVKKYLGSVVSANDNFFAALNAAVASDGTFIYIPQNIHCPIELSTYFRINEKKIGQFERTILIAEKNSSVNYIEGCSAPIRNNYQLHAAVVEVILHKNAKVKYSTVQNWFSGNKKKGGILNFVTKRALCKGDNSQMSWTQSETGSAITWKYPSIILKGHGSIGEFFSVSLTNGYQQADTGTKMIHIGRNTKSTIIAKSISTEKSTNTYRGIVHVNTLSHNARNFTQCDSILIGNQCNTHTYPKLSVCNNTAQVEHEATTTRIGEEQIFFCLQRGLNIDDAISIIVNGFCKEIFVKFPLEFAVEAQKLLSLSFENSIG, from the coding sequence ATGCAACAATTTCAAAAAAAGAAATATAAAGAAGGATTTAGCACTACATTAAATAATGAACAATTTATGACTGGTATTAATTTAAATGTTATAAAAAAAATATCAAAAATACGGAATGAACCTGATTGGATGTTAAATTTTAGATTAGCAGGATATAAATATTGGTCTAATAACGTCGAACCACATTGGCTTCATGGCCAATATAAAAATTTAAATTATCAAAACTATATTTATTATTCTGCTCCACTAAACAATCAAACTCATAGTACACATAATAAATATTTTACTCATGAAGTTAAAAATACTTTTGATAAATTAAATATACCATTAAATAATAATCAAAATATTGCTATTGATGCAATTTTTGATTCTGTTTCTGTAATTACTACACATCAAAAAATGTTATTGAAAAAAGGCATTATATTTTGTTCTTTAAATGAAGCTATTCAAAAACATCCTGAATTAGTTAAAAAATATCTAGGTTCAGTTGTTTCTGCTAATGATAATTTTTTTGCCGCACTAAATGCAGCAGTCGCTTCAGATGGTACATTTATATATATTCCACAAAATATACATTGTCCTATAGAATTATCTACTTATTTCCGTATTAATGAAAAAAAAATTGGACAATTTGAACGTACAATTTTAATTGCTGAAAAAAATAGTAGTGTAAATTATATAGAAGGTTGTTCTGCACCGATTAGAAATAATTATCAATTACATGCTGCTGTTGTGGAAGTTATTTTGCATAAAAATGCAAAAGTAAAATATTCTACGGTACAAAATTGGTTTTCAGGTAACAAAAAAAAGGGTGGTATATTAAATTTTGTAACTAAAAGAGCTTTATGTAAAGGTGATAATAGTCAAATGTCTTGGACTCAATCAGAAACAGGTTCAGCAATTACATGGAAATATCCTAGTATTATATTAAAAGGACATGGTTCTATAGGRGAATTTTTTTCTGTATCATTAACTAATGGTTATCAACAAGCTGATACTGGTACAAAAATGATACATATAGGCAGAAATACTAAATCTACCATAATTGCTAAAAGTATTTCTACTGAAAAAAGTACTAATACTTATAGAGGTATAGTACATGTGAATACTTTATCACATAATGCACGTAATTTTACGCAATGTGATTCTATTTTAATTGGTAATCAGTGTAATACACATACTTATCCTAAATTAAGTGTTTGCAATAATACCGCACAAGTTGAACATGAAGCCACAACAACTAGAATTGGAGAAGAACAAATATTTTTTTGTTTGCAAAGAGGTTTAAATATTGATGATGCAATTTCTATTATTGTTAATGGTTTTTGCAAAGAAATTTTTGTCAAATTTCCTTTAGAATTTGCTGTTGAAGCACAAAAATTATTATCTCTGAGTTTTGAAAATAGTATTGGATAA
- a CDS encoding iron-sulfur cluster assembly accessory protein, which translates to MKNTTKLLHLKCHQNYIGIFLTSTAHSRLLYIINQNHFNKKSIYLSLKKSGCLGYKYYITLLKRMNNSILFYNEQIDVYIEQKNILLIDGIIIDYEVQPFHNKFKYYNKNIQHICGCGESFNIKNIQEK; encoded by the coding sequence ATGAAAAATACTACGAAACTATTACATTTAAAATGTCATCAAAATTATATTGGTATATTTTTAACATCTACCGCACATTCTAGATTATTATATATCATAAATCAAAATCATTTTAATAAAAAATCTATTTATTTAAGTTTAAAAAAATCTGGATGTTTAGGATATAAATATTATATTACATTACTAAAAAGGATGAATAATAGCATATTATTTTATAATGAACAAATAGATGTTTACATTGAACAAAAAAATATTTTATTAATAGATGGGATTATTATTGATTATGAAGTTCAACCATTTCATAATAAATTTAAATATTATAATAAAAATATTCAACATATTTGCGGATGTGGTGAAAGTTTTAATATTAAAAATATACAAGAGAAATAA
- the murJ gene encoding murein biosynthesis integral membrane protein MurJ, translating to MNLLKSLTTVSIITLFSRLLGFIRDSLIAKIFGAGVYSDSFFIAFKLPNLLRRIFAEGAFTQAFTPILAEYKNTRTERDTKHFISSILGILLIILTVVVLLGIFFSSFIISLIAPGFVNTDYKLSLTSKILKITFPYILLISLSSLASSVLNIWKNFLVPAITPILLNLSMILLILIFPVIFEPPVLVLAWSVLIGGLLQVLYQIIYLKQLNMLVLPTCTVISHGVIRVFKKMATAIVGVSATQISLLINSGLSSFLVTGSITWIYYADRLMELPVGMFGIALTIVLLPALTDAFTQNNEIEFNQLIDLGLRLCFLLSVPSSLILGFLSRSLLIALFQYGQFTYFDVLMAQNNLIIYAFSLLFLIVSKVLSLGFYARQNVITPVKISVXVLCFTQCISPLFIYFFKHLGFSMAICLAAFLNVLLLLYTLIKRKIYVPQKGWLYFFSQITIVSFLLSIILMILKYCISXRWLILSTFKIRIIYILSACLLVFLSYIIILFLLGFKMKQFAIKNNSK from the coding sequence ATGAATTTGTTAAAATCATTGACTACCGTGAGTATTATAACATTATTTTCTAGATTATTAGGTTTTATTCGAGATAGTTTGATTGCTAAAATTTTTGGTGCCGGCGTATACAGTGATTCATTTTTTATTGCATTTAAATTACCTAATTTATTAAGACGTATATTTGCTGAAGGAGCTTTTACACAAGCCTTTACACCTATATTAGCAGAATATAAAAATACTAGAACTGAACGAGACACCAAACATTTTATATCGTCTATATTAGGTATCTTATTAATTATATTAACTGTTGTAGTGTTATTAGGTATTTTTTTTTCTTCTTTTATTATTTCATTAATTGCACCTGGATTTGTAAATACAGATTATAAATTATCACTCACATCAAAAATATTAAAAATTACATTTCCGTATATATTACTTATATCTTTATCTTCATTAGCAAGTTCAGTTTTAAATATTTGGAAAAATTTTTTAGTTCCAGCAATTACACCCATATTACTCAATTTAAGCATGATTTTGTTAATACTAATTTTCCCCGTTATTTTTGAACCTCCTGTATTAGTCTTAGCGTGGTCTGTATTAATTGGTGGATTATTACAAGTATTATATCAAATCATATATCTTAAACAATTAAATATGTTAGTGTTACCAACATGTACAGTTATTAGTCATGGTGTTATAAGAGTTTTTAAAAAGATGGCAACTGCTATTGTTGGCGTGTCTGCTACACAAATTTCTTTATTAATTAATTCGGGATTATCGTCTTTTTTAGTAACTGGGTCAATTACATGGATTTATTATGCTGATAGACTAATGGAATTGCCAGTAGGTATGTTTGGTATCGCATTAACTATAGTGCTATTACCAGCATTAACAGATGCTTTTACGCAAAATAATGAAATTGAATTTAATCAATTAATAGATCTAGGATTAAGACTATGTTTTTTGTTGAGTGTGCCTAGTTCCCTTATTTTAGGTTTTCTATCTAGATCATTATTAATTGCATTATTTCAATATGGCCAATTTACTTATTTTGATGTTTTAATGGCACAAAATAATTTAATTATTTATGCGTTTAGTTTATTATTTTTGATAGTTTCTAAAGTTTTATCATTAGGATTCTATGCTAGACAAAATGTTATTACTCCTGTTAAAATATCAGTGTRTGTATTATGTTTTACACAATGTATTAGTCCATTATTTATCTATTTTTTTAAACATTTAGGTTTTTCAATGGCTATTTGCTTAGCAGCATTTTTAAATGTACTTTTATTATTATATACTTTAATAAAACGTAAAATCTATGTGCCACAAAAAGGTTGGTTATATTTTTTTTCTCAAATTACCATTGTTTCTTTTTTATTAAGTATTATTTTAATGATATTAAAATATTGTATTTCAGWAAGATGGCTAATTTTATCTACATTTAAAATACGTATTATATATATATTAAGTGCATGTTTATTAGTATTTCTTTCATATATTATAATATTATTTTTGTTAGGTTTTAAAATGAAACAATTTGCTATTAAAAATAATAGTAAGTAA
- the ribA gene encoding GTP cyclohydrolase II, whose translation MLIQEVSRAKLITKWGPFIIVGFEELYNHQNHIAIIYGIKNITTDTVILTRIHSECLTGDVFFSLRCDCRLQLQCSLHQITKEKCGILIYHRQEGRNIGLLNKIKAYAYQDKGLDTVMANHKLGFNADERNFVICAEILKSLGIYNIKLLTNNFHKVHSLQKSGINIVCRIPLIIHPNKYNYKYLYTKKHKMGHIL comes from the coding sequence ATGCTTATTCAAGAAGTTTCTAGAGCTAAGTTAATAACTAAATGGGGTCCCTTTATTATAGTTGGTTTTGAGGAACTATATAATCATCAAAACCATATCGCGATAATTTATGGGATAAAAAATATTACAACTGATACAGTTATATTAACACGTATACATTCAGAATGTTTAACAGGAGATGTATTTTTTAGTTTACGTTGTGATTGTAGATTGCAATTACAATGTTCGTTACATCAAATTACTAAAGAGAAATGTGGCATATTAATTTATCATAGGCAAGAGGGGAGAAATATAGGTCTTTTAAATAAAATTAAAGCATATGCTTATCAAGATAAAGGTTTAGATACAGTTATGGCAAATCATAAATTAGGATTTAATGCTGATGAAAGAAATTTTGTTATATGTGCAGAAATATTAAAAAGTCTAGGAATATATAATATCAAATTATTAACTAATAATTTTCATAAAGTACATAGTTTACAAAAATCAGGAATTAATATTGTATGTCGTATACCTTTAATTATACATCCTAATAAATATAATTATAAATATTTATATACAAAAAAACATAAAATGGGACATATTTTATAA
- the sbcB gene encoding exodeoxyribonuclease I gives MVIYKKTQCQSTFLFYDYETFGLHPLYDRIAQFSCVRTNMNLEVILQPKTLYCQIPTDYLPNLQSIKIHNFNYHDYFKKYLLEYKFAKYINNIFTQNNTCIVGYNNIAFDDEFSRFLFYRNFYDAYNWSWQNCNSRWDILNLARACYVLRPEGIVWPKHNHIPIFNLAAITKINNLSLYSQSHDALNDVYSTIALAKLIKKKQPLLFHYFFKNRLKKELLKIINLFTMHPLIYISAIYKNINNNLGCIAPLCLHPYNKNILVVFDLQYDVNFFIKIYWHDKIIDTLLPFIKFIYLNKSPIIIPIKVLKKNDIQRLKFNITLYLKHFVMFKQYVCKVKKIVQKYLYNVASTQNYLYKTTNMYNVDTQLYKQFFPIQDQKKFYLIRNIDIYKNNIFNFIDDRINFLLLKYKARNFTCILNNTEITEWNKYLFYKYTSTQINNYIAQIHNLLCHVSIKTEHKLFLNKLLYSIKTYLICNTK, from the coding sequence ATGGTTATATATAAAAAAACACAATGTCAGTCTACTTTTTTATTTTATGATTATGAAACTTTTGGTTTACATCCGTTATATGATCGGATTGCACAATTTTCTTGTGTGCGCACTAACATGAACTTAGAAGTTATATTACAGCCAAAAACTTTATATTGCCAAATACCTACAGATTATTTACCTAATCTTCAATCTATTAAAATACATAATTTTAACTATCATGATTATTTTAAAAAATATTTATTAGAATATAAATTTGCTAAATATATCAATAATATTTTTACACAGAATAATACTTGTATTGTTGGTTATAACAATATCGCTTTTGATGATGAATTTAGCAGATTTTTATTTTATCGTAATTTTTATGACGCATATAATTGGTCTTGGCAAAATTGTAATAGTCGTTGGGATATATTAAATTTAGCTCGCGCATGTTATGTGTTACGTCCAGAAGGAATAGTTTGGCCCAAACATAATCATATACCAATATTTAATTTGGCAGCAATAACAAAAATTAATAATTTATCATTATATTCCCAATCACATGATGCGTTAAATGATGTATATTCTACTATTGCTCTAGCTAAATTAATTAAAAAAAAACAACCGCTTTTATTTCATTATTTTTTTAAAAATAGATTAAAAAAAGAATTATTGAAAATAATCAATTTATTTACAATGCATCCTTTAATTTATATTAGTGCAATTTATAAAAATATTAATAATAATTTAGGATGTATAGCACCATTATGTTTACATCCATATAATAAAAATATTTTAGTAGTATTTGATTTGCAATATGATGTAAATTTTTTTATCAAAATATATTGGCATGATAAAATTATAGATACTTTACTACCATTTATCAAATTTATTTATTTAAATAAATCACCCATCATAATTCCTATAAAAGTTTTAAAAAAAAATGATATACAACGTTTAAAATTTAATATTACATTATATTTAAAACATTTTGTTATGTTTAAACAATATGTTTGTAAAGTTAAAAAAATTGTCCAAAAATATTTATATAATGTTGCATCAACTCAGAATTATTTATACAAAACAACTAATATGTATAATGTTGATACACAATTATATAAACAATTTTTTCCTATACAGGATCAAAAAAAATTTTATTTAATAAGAAATATAGATATATACAAAAATAACATATTTAATTTTATAGATGATCGTATTAATTTTTTATTATTAAAATATAAAGCAAGAAATTTTACATGTATATTAAATAATACAGAAATTACAGAATGGAACAAATATTTATTTTATAAATATACATCTACACAAATCAATAATTATATTGCACAAATTCATAATTTATTATGTCATGTTAGCATTAAGACAGAACATAAACTTTTTCTAAATAAATTATTATACAGTATAAAAACATATTTAATATGTAATACAAAATAA
- a CDS encoding DedA family protein, with amino-acid sequence MLNFTKIITEYGYLVVFLGSLIEGETFIIIAGLLASKQILLFYRIVILAICGSFIGDQLLFYIGQKYSKKILYFLKKYNFNFTKYYNIIHNYPYIFILIVRFIYGLRLIGPIIIGITNVSKLKFTFFNFVGAVIWAMIFTSAGYFFGGVITTLITDLNKIIKYIFFIITVLIIIKIIHKLYLQKK; translated from the coding sequence ATGTTAAATTTTACTAAAATAATAACAGAATATGGTTATTTAGTAGTTTTTTTAGGATCGCTAATAGAAGGCGAAACATTTATTATTATTGCTGGTCTTTTAGCAAGTAAACAAATATTACTATTTTACAGAATAGTAATATTAGCTATTTGCGGATCTTTTATTGGAGACCAATTATTATTTTATATAGGACAGAAATATAGTAAAAAAATTTTATACTTTTTAAAAAAATATAACTTTAACTTTACAAAATACTACAATATTATTCATAATTATCCTTATATATTTATTTTAATTGTAAGATTTATATATGGTTTGAGATTAATCGGTCCAATTATTATTGGGATAACCAATGTTTCTAAATTAAAATTTACTTTTTTTAATTTTGTTGGTGCTGTTATTTGGGCTATGATATTTACTAGTGCAGGATATTTTTTTGGTGGTGTTATTACAACTCTCATAACAGATTTAAATAAAATTATTAAATATATATTTTTTATTATCACTGTATTAATTATTATTAAAATAATACATAAATTATATTTACAAAAAAAATAA